The Hypanus sabinus isolate sHypSab1 unplaced genomic scaffold, sHypSab1.hap1 scaffold_385, whole genome shotgun sequence genome includes a window with the following:
- the LOC132388708 gene encoding ribonuclease inhibitor-like, with protein sequence MFSPSQFRSVFYLLQEELCQDRRVSEEAQTLSVTEGAVTIGEFRDTILRGMFDAMKQVYETIDVETASLSIEVSEDLNRVRGTGIQTSLPDTGEEYNKPGDWGVRLLSEALRDPECKIQKLGLTADRFTSEFEHFISALSTNRSLREVELDLSDNKLGDGGMKLVSEALRDPECKIQKLGLRSVGLSAAGVVDLASALSTNHSLTELDLSYNNLGDSGVKLVFQALRSPECKIQKLCLRSVGLTDAGVVDLTSALSTNRSLTELDLGYNELGDSGVKLASEALRNPECKIQKLCLRSVGLTAAGVGHLTSALSTIHSLTELDLGGNKLRDSGMQLVSTALRNTKFKMQRLGLRCVGLTAAGVVHLASVLNTNHSLMELDGCE encoded by the exons ATGTTCAGTCCCAGTCAATTCAGATCTGTGTTTTATTTATTACAGGAGGAGTTGTGTCAGGACAGGAG GGTTAGTGAGGAAGCTCAGACGTTGTCTGTAACAGAAGGTGCCGTAACCATCGGAGAATTCAGGGACACAATATTGAGAGGGATGTTTGATGCCATGAAGCAAG TTTATGAGACCATTGATGTGGAAACAGCCAGCCTGAGcatcgaggtgtctgaggatctgAATCGTGTGAGAGGGACCGGCATCCAGACCAGTCTCCCGGACACCGG TGAGGAGTACAATAAACCTGGAGATTGGGGAGTGAGACTGTTGTCTGAGGCTCtgagggacccggagtgtaaaatacagaaactggg GTTGACAGCTGATCGTTTCACATCTGAGTTTGAGCACTTCATCtctgctctcagtacaaaccgctCACTGAGAGAGGTGGAGCTGGACCTGAGTGACAATAAACTGGGAGATGGGGGAATGAAACTGGTGTCTGAGGCTCtgagggacccggagtgtaaaatacagaaactggg TCTACGGTCTGTCGGTCTCTCggctgctggtgttgtggatcttgcatccgctctcagtacaaaccacTCACTGACAGAACTGGACCTGTCTTATAATAatctgggagattcaggagtgaaactggtgtttcAGGCTCTGAGGAGcccagagtgtaaaatacagaaactgtg TCTACGgtctgtcggtctcacagatgctggtgttgtggatctcacctctgctctcagtacaaaccgttcactgacggagctggacctggGTTATAATGAACTTGGAGATTCTGGAGTGAAACTGGCCTCCGAGGCTCTGAGAAAcccagagtgtaaaatacagaaactgtg TCTACGGTCTGTCGGTCTCACAGCTGCTGGTGTTGGGCATCTCACAtccgctctcagtacaatccactcactgacggagctggatcTGGGTGGTAATAAACTGAGAGATTCAGGAATGCAACTGGTGTCTACGGCTCTGAGGAACACAAAGTTTAAAATGCAGAGACTCGG TCTGCGGTGTGTCGGTCTCACAGCTGCTGGTGTTGTGCATCTTGCTTCTGTTCTCAATACCAACCACTCACTGATGGAGCTGGATGGGTGcgaatga